The following are from one region of the Ignavibacteriota bacterium genome:
- a CDS encoding endonuclease III codes for MKDKIKKINKLLVKHFGIPKRSKKLPDPINTLIATVLSQNTNDKNSYQAYQNLKKKYKSWSEVAELTKSELEKVIRVAGLGKQKSSAILSFLKTLKKRNGKIDLGYITEMSDENILDELTSIKGIGVKTASCVLLFSLDRNICPVDTHVHRTLNRIGIVKTSSPAKTFEIINKHLPDGIAHQFHTNLINLGRAICKSSKPICSICPLLLECKYKYKNLEKSDSVNVSRFLLLDSI; via the coding sequence TTGAAAGACAAAATAAAAAAGATAAATAAACTGCTGGTAAAACACTTCGGAATCCCTAAAAGATCAAAGAAACTTCCTGATCCCATCAATACTCTAATTGCAACAGTGCTTTCTCAAAACACCAATGATAAAAATTCATATCAGGCTTATCAGAATTTAAAAAAGAAATATAAAAGCTGGAGTGAAGTTGCTGAGCTTACGAAATCCGAATTAGAAAAAGTTATCAGAGTTGCCGGATTGGGAAAACAGAAATCATCTGCAATACTGAGTTTTCTTAAAACACTAAAGAAACGGAACGGTAAAATTGATTTGGGCTATATTACTGAGATGAGCGATGAAAATATTTTGGATGAATTAACTTCAATAAAAGGGATTGGAGTGAAGACAGCAAGTTGTGTTTTGCTTTTTTCACTTGATAGAAATATTTGTCCTGTTGATACGCACGTTCATCGAACATTGAACAGGATTGGTATCGTTAAAACTTCATCTCCAGCAAAAACATTCGAGATCATTAATAAACATTTACCGGATGGAATTGCTCATCAGTTTCATACGAATCTTATTAATCTTGGAAGAGCAATCTGCAAGTCATCCAAACCGATTTGCTCGATCTGTCCTTTATTACTGGAATGTAAATACAAGTACAAAAATCTTGAGAAAAGTGATTCGGTAAATGTCAGCAGGTTTCTATTACTTGATTCGATTTAG
- a CDS encoding fumarylacetoacetate hydrolase family protein, whose translation MKLVSYTTKKKDRLGLFVDGKIYNLQECAAGMGFELPNRMRRFLRGGDEFMKMARQVEQAIKEGKITSFVDGTNLKLLAPIPNPASCRDGYAFRQHVQTARRNRGVEMIPEFDQYPVFYFTNHNAIFGEGEIRVEDDHLRQLDFELEAAIVIGKEGKNISSSEADEYIAGYTIMNDFSARVLQMEEMKLNLGPAKGKDFATSIGPWLVTPDELEPYKILTEFGNKYDLRMRAKHNGKQISDGNMKDMNWTFAEIIERASYGVRLYPGDVIGSGTVGTGCYLELNGTWAIEAKEKGKDFKPIWLQDDDEIELEITGLGVLKNTIQKTKKNRSILTKKKKIS comes from the coding sequence ATGAAACTCGTATCATACACTACAAAGAAAAAAGATAGACTTGGATTATTTGTTGATGGAAAAATATATAATCTGCAGGAGTGTGCTGCCGGAATGGGATTTGAATTACCAAATCGAATGAGAAGATTTCTTCGTGGTGGTGATGAATTTATGAAAATGGCACGACAGGTTGAACAAGCAATTAAAGAAGGAAAGATAACTTCATTTGTTGATGGTACTAATTTGAAATTACTTGCACCAATCCCAAATCCTGCTTCTTGCAGAGATGGATATGCATTTCGTCAACACGTTCAGACAGCCAGAAGAAATCGCGGTGTTGAGATGATTCCTGAGTTCGATCAATATCCTGTTTTTTATTTTACTAATCATAATGCGATTTTTGGGGAAGGTGAGATAAGAGTAGAAGATGATCATCTTCGACAATTAGATTTTGAACTGGAAGCAGCAATAGTTATTGGGAAAGAAGGAAAGAATATCTCATCATCAGAAGCTGACGAATACATTGCAGGTTACACAATTATGAATGACTTCTCTGCACGAGTTTTACAAATGGAGGAAATGAAGTTAAATCTTGGTCCGGCAAAAGGGAAAGACTTTGCAACCAGTATCGGTCCTTGGCTTGTAACACCAGATGAACTGGAACCTTATAAAATATTAACCGAGTTTGGAAATAAATACGATCTGCGGATGAGAGCCAAGCACAACGGTAAGCAAATTTCCGATGGAAATATGAAAGATATGAACTGGACGTTTGCAGAAATAATAGAAAGAGCTTCTTATGGTGTTCGATTGTATCCTGGTGATGTAATTGGTTCTGGAACAGTTGGAACTGGATGTTATCTTGAATTAAATGGAACCTGGGCAATCGAAGCTAAAGAAAAGGGAAAAGACTTTAAACCAATTTGGCTTCAAGATGACGATGAAATTGAATTGGAAATAACAGGGCTTGGCGTTCTCAAAAACACAATCCAAAAAACAAAGAAAAACAGGTCAATTCTGACAAAGAAAAAGAAAATTTCCTGA
- a CDS encoding tetratricopeptide repeat protein yields the protein MKSFIVLLSLFFIIGCSSKKSDKELFDEAQQNLKLDKIPEAVIAFEEIVNDHSDSELAPEALSQLAGLYQNKLIKSLSEKENLEKAIELFKKLHSDYPKSTFAPSGLFMAGFINANELQNYDEATKLYKQFLVEYPNDELAASAQAELDNMGLSPEEILMKNMAKEK from the coding sequence ATGAAATCGTTTATCGTTTTACTTTCATTATTTTTCATCATTGGCTGCTCTTCCAAGAAATCAGATAAAGAACTCTTCGATGAAGCACAGCAAAATCTAAAGCTGGATAAAATCCCCGAAGCTGTCATTGCTTTCGAAGAAATAGTAAATGACCATTCTGATAGTGAATTAGCCCCCGAAGCTTTATCTCAACTCGCTGGTTTGTATCAGAACAAATTAATAAAAAGTCTTTCTGAAAAAGAAAATCTCGAAAAAGCAATTGAACTCTTTAAGAAACTGCATTCAGATTATCCAAAAAGCACTTTCGCGCCTTCAGGATTATTTATGGCAGGATTCATCAACGCAAACGAACTTCAAAACTATGATGAAGCTACAAAATTATACAAACAGTTTCTTGTGGAATATCCAAATGATGAACTTGCAGCCTCAGCACAAGCTGAACTTGATAATATGGGTCTCTCTCCTGAAGAAATTCTTATGAAGAATATGGCGAAAGAAAAATAA
- a CDS encoding homogentisate 1,2-dioxygenase — MPFYVKVGKVPPKRHVTFYKEDGKSLYREELFSTKGFSGIYSNKYHLYMPPQVEKITAMKPGKAIDWPDAPLQYYHFFTDNKKTEGNFLTSRNEFLKNDNCVLSTANPTEDTDVFFRNSYAHEILFVHQGTGDLLSEYGRLPFQEWDYIVIPKGTTYQVKFKNYKKAKLFIIESSTPFDIPKHFRNEYGQLTEDAPYYERDFKVPEFMEPVDKKGKFEIVLKVRNKFFNYLVPHHPYDVVGWDGFLYPYTFNIKEYAPKVGKIHLPPPIHLVFTTEHFVICNFVPRLYDFHPDAIPAPYYHSNVDSDEVLYYVHGNFMSRKGIKKGSITLHPMGIPHGPQPGKTEASIGKKETDEYAVMIDTFQPLHVTKNVKETMAEKYSQSWLEKG; from the coding sequence ATGCCGTTTTATGTTAAAGTAGGGAAAGTCCCGCCAAAAAGACACGTCACTTTTTATAAAGAAGATGGTAAATCGCTATACAGGGAAGAACTTTTCAGCACTAAAGGTTTTTCAGGAATTTATTCAAATAAATATCATCTTTATATGCCGCCGCAGGTTGAAAAAATTACAGCGATGAAACCAGGCAAAGCAATAGATTGGCCTGACGCACCATTACAATATTATCATTTCTTTACTGACAATAAAAAAACAGAAGGAAACTTTCTTACATCGAGGAATGAATTTCTGAAGAATGATAACTGTGTTCTCTCAACTGCAAATCCAACTGAAGATACTGATGTGTTTTTCAGGAATAGTTACGCTCACGAAATTCTTTTTGTTCACCAGGGAACCGGCGATTTACTTTCGGAGTACGGACGACTACCTTTCCAGGAGTGGGATTATATTGTAATCCCAAAAGGGACTACGTATCAGGTCAAATTCAAAAATTATAAGAAGGCGAAATTATTCATAATCGAATCATCTACTCCTTTCGATATTCCAAAACATTTCAGAAATGAATATGGACAACTCACAGAGGATGCGCCATACTATGAACGTGATTTCAAAGTTCCGGAATTCATGGAACCAGTTGATAAAAAAGGGAAATTTGAAATAGTGTTAAAAGTCAGAAACAAATTTTTTAATTATTTAGTACCTCATCATCCGTACGATGTTGTTGGATGGGATGGATTTCTTTATCCATATACTTTCAATATAAAGGAGTATGCTCCTAAAGTTGGCAAGATTCATCTTCCTCCGCCGATTCATCTCGTATTCACAACTGAGCATTTTGTCATTTGTAACTTTGTACCAAGACTTTATGATTTTCATCCGGATGCAATTCCTGCACCGTATTATCATTCAAATGTTGACAGCGATGAAGTGCTTTATTATGTGCATGGAAACTTTATGTCGAGGAAGGGAATTAAGAAAGGATCAATTACTCTACATCCAATGGGAATTCCACACGGACCGCAACCAGGAAAAACAGAAGCATCAATCGGCAAAAAAGAAACTGATGAATATGCAGTTATGATAGACACATTTCAACCATTGCATGTAACAAAAAATGTTAAAGAAACAATGGCAGAAAAGTATAGTCAGTCCTGGCTTGAGAAGGGTTGA
- the glmM gene encoding phosphoglucosamine mutase: MATLMSSISGIRGIVGNGLDPEIIIKYTKAYAEFIGSGKVVIGRDARITGEMVNQITTGTLLAKGIDVVDIGICPTPTVQFNVKKLKAQGGIAISASHNPNEWNALKLLNGTGQFLSPAEYVQMQKFLADGQSNYKSWDKIGKWTEYSKGIQNHIDAIFDLGIIYVEEIRKKRFKVLVDCVNGAGAYILPDFLKEFGCEVIEMNCEKTGIFPRTPEPLPENLIETMKRVKSAKVDFGIVVDPDVDRLVLISDKGEPFIEENTITQIVQFILSRKKGNVVVNLSTTRAVDDIAAKYGCSVFRSPVGEANVVKKMKEVNAVIGGEGSGGIIFPELHYGRDALVGIALTLQYLSDYGKSISELKKELPQYFIVKKKIEVTKNPDEVISKLTDNFSNQKINTEDGLRVDFDDHWVHFRKSNTEPIVRIIVEAKSESKAEGLSKKYFNDITKLSSKI, translated from the coding sequence ATGGCTACGTTGATGAGCAGCATTTCCGGCATACGGGGAATTGTGGGTAATGGTTTGGATCCGGAAATAATTATTAAATACACTAAAGCTTATGCTGAATTCATCGGTTCGGGAAAAGTTGTTATTGGACGAGATGCAAGAATTACAGGTGAGATGGTAAATCAAATTACTACCGGAACTTTATTGGCAAAAGGTATTGATGTTGTTGATATTGGCATCTGCCCCACTCCGACAGTTCAGTTCAATGTAAAAAAACTTAAAGCTCAAGGTGGGATTGCAATTTCAGCAAGTCACAATCCGAATGAATGGAATGCATTAAAATTGTTAAACGGCACCGGGCAATTTCTTTCACCGGCAGAATATGTTCAAATGCAAAAGTTTTTAGCTGATGGTCAATCAAATTATAAATCGTGGGACAAAATTGGGAAGTGGACGGAATATTCTAAAGGAATTCAAAATCACATCGATGCCATTTTCGATTTGGGAATAATTTATGTCGAGGAGATAAGAAAGAAACGATTCAAAGTCTTGGTTGATTGTGTCAATGGCGCCGGAGCTTACATACTTCCCGATTTCTTAAAAGAATTTGGTTGTGAAGTCATCGAGATGAATTGTGAGAAGACAGGTATTTTTCCAAGAACTCCGGAACCTCTTCCTGAAAATCTAATAGAGACAATGAAAAGAGTTAAATCTGCAAAAGTTGATTTCGGAATTGTTGTTGATCCTGATGTTGATAGATTGGTTTTAATTTCAGATAAAGGCGAACCATTCATTGAAGAAAATACAATTACACAAATAGTTCAATTCATTCTTTCAAGAAAAAAAGGAAATGTAGTTGTTAATCTTTCCACAACTCGTGCGGTTGATGATATAGCTGCAAAATACGGATGTTCAGTATTTCGTTCACCAGTTGGTGAAGCAAATGTCGTCAAGAAAATGAAAGAAGTTAATGCTGTAATCGGTGGTGAAGGAAGTGGTGGAATTATTTTCCCCGAATTGCATTATGGCAGAGATGCTTTGGTTGGAATTGCTCTGACACTTCAATATCTGTCAGATTACGGAAAATCAATTTCTGAATTAAAGAAAGAACTTCCGCAATATTTCATCGTTAAAAAGAAAATTGAAGTAACCAAAAATCCGGATGAAGTAATCAGTAAATTGACTGATAACTTTTCAAATCAAAAAATTAATACTGAAGATGGATTACGAGTTGATTTTGATGATCATTGGGTGCATTTCAGGAAATCGAACACTGAACCGATTGTTCGTATAATTGTCGAGGCGAAGTCAGAGTCAAAGGCGGAAGGATTGTCTAAAAAATATTTTAATGATATTACCAAACTATCAAGTAAAATTTAA
- a CDS encoding T9SS type A sorting domain-containing protein produces MLKQIYTYVFALLFSFSFSGILIAQSLAGSDKDSYFGPVPKEKTPDGQNVPTPYVGDLVLLYDNGPLTTHPGGGFGGADASALQTAISLTVYGFGAQISANNSMADDFTIAGADWAIDEIQFFTYQTGSTTTSTINDVRLQIWNGPPNGGGSVIYGDMTTNRLSSTSWTNIYRSIDTDLLASNRPIMRVVIQFSPALVLTAGTYWLQWQYGGSLASGPWAPPISIVGQTTTGDALQNLAGVWGAALDGTFPQGMPFMIFGNSGPPCPVTAPTNPTPANGAIDIPISGNTLSWTNSAGTTQVEVWFGEVGNLAQIYTGAALSSYPLTSVEPLDYLTDYGWYVICKNDTCGTAGPTWTFTTIPDPNIVNLFCDAFESGTGNWTITNDGGTCVWEIFTPPYPNTYTLPPTATGGVFAADADDCGSGTTVLTTATLTNAIDASIYQTVWLEFDNDWQAIDNADFAYVDVSVDGGTTWLNVLTFDQVDVRNTHEIRDMSTLVALSNFMIRFKSVQPGWDWWWAVDNICIYGSDPIPVELTSFTATANLGAVELNWITATETNNRGFEVQRSAGGEFETIAFVEGHGTTTQTNAYSYTDKTVGTGSYSYRLKQVDFDGTFEYSNVVEVEVAVPAEFALDQNYPNPFNPSTKIAFRLAVDSKVSLKVFDILGQEVTSLVNGNLVAGGHSVDFDASSLNSGVYLYRIEATGVDGSNFVDVKKMILTK; encoded by the coding sequence ATGCTTAAACAAATTTATACTTATGTTTTTGCACTTCTTTTCTCTTTTTCTTTCTCGGGTATTCTTATCGCTCAATCTTTAGCGGGTAGTGATAAGGATTCATACTTTGGTCCAGTACCAAAAGAAAAAACTCCCGATGGTCAAAATGTTCCAACGCCTTATGTTGGCGACCTTGTTCTTCTTTATGATAATGGTCCTTTGACTACTCATCCGGGAGGCGGCTTTGGTGGAGCAGATGCAAGTGCACTCCAAACTGCAATATCATTGACAGTTTATGGATTCGGTGCTCAAATTAGCGCGAACAATTCTATGGCTGATGATTTTACAATTGCTGGTGCTGATTGGGCGATTGATGAAATTCAGTTTTTCACTTATCAAACTGGTTCCACTACTACCTCAACTATAAATGATGTTCGACTCCAGATTTGGAATGGTCCGCCAAATGGAGGCGGCTCTGTGATTTACGGTGATATGACAACTAACCGTTTAAGTTCAACAAGCTGGACTAATATTTATCGGTCCATTGATACAGATCTATTGGCTAGTAACCGTCCAATAATGAGGGTTGTGATTCAATTTTCACCTGCTTTAGTACTGACCGCAGGCACTTATTGGTTACAATGGCAATATGGTGGTTCATTAGCTTCTGGTCCTTGGGCTCCACCGATTTCAATTGTTGGTCAAACAACTACAGGCGATGCTTTGCAGAATTTAGCTGGAGTGTGGGGCGCAGCATTAGATGGTACATTTCCACAAGGAATGCCATTTATGATATTTGGAAATAGTGGTCCTCCATGTCCAGTTACCGCACCAACAAATCCAACACCTGCAAATGGTGCAATTGATATTCCAATTAGTGGTAATACATTAAGCTGGACAAATTCTGCTGGAACAACACAAGTAGAAGTTTGGTTTGGTGAAGTTGGAAATTTAGCTCAGATTTATACTGGTGCGGCTCTTTCGTCGTACCCTTTAACTTCTGTTGAACCATTGGACTATCTGACTGACTATGGCTGGTATGTTATATGTAAAAATGATACTTGCGGAACAGCCGGTCCAACCTGGACATTTACTACGATACCAGATCCAAATATTGTAAATCTGTTTTGTGATGCTTTCGAATCAGGTACAGGAAATTGGACTATAACAAATGACGGCGGAACTTGTGTATGGGAAATTTTCACACCTCCTTATCCGAACACTTACACACTTCCACCAACTGCAACAGGCGGTGTATTTGCTGCCGATGCCGATGATTGCGGAAGCGGAACTACTGTATTAACCACAGCAACTTTAACAAATGCAATTGATGCAAGTATTTATCAAACTGTTTGGCTGGAATTTGACAATGACTGGCAGGCAATTGATAATGCAGATTTTGCTTATGTTGATGTGAGTGTTGATGGTGGAACAACGTGGTTAAACGTATTAACATTTGATCAGGTTGACGTTAGAAATACTCACGAAATACGAGATATGAGTACATTAGTTGCACTCAGTAATTTTATGATCAGATTTAAATCAGTTCAGCCAGGATGGGATTGGTGGTGGGCTGTTGACAATATCTGCATTTATGGATCAGATCCAATTCCAGTTGAGTTAACTTCATTTACAGCAACTGCAAATTTGGGTGCTGTTGAATTAAACTGGATAACAGCTACTGAAACAAACAATCGTGGATTTGAAGTTCAAAGAAGTGCCGGCGGTGAATTCGAAACAATCGCATTCGTTGAAGGACACGGAACAACAACTCAAACTAATGCATATTCATACACAGACAAAACAGTAGGAACAGGTTCATATAGTTACAGATTAAAACAAGTTGACTTCGATGGAACATTCGAGTATTCAAATGTTGTTGAAGTTGAAGTAGCTGTACCTGCTGAATTTGCTTTGGATCAGAATTATCCAAACCCATTCAACCCAAGCACAAAGATTGCATTCAGACTTGCAGTTGATTCAAAAGTAAGTTTGAAAGTATTCGACATTCTTGGTCAGGAAGTTACATCACTTGTAAACGGCAACTTAGTTGCTGGTGGACACAGTGTTGACTTCGATGCTTCATCATTAAACTCAGGAGTTTATCTATACAGAATAGAAGCTACAGGAGTTGACGGAAGCAATTTCGTAGATGTTAAGAAGATGATATTAACTAAGTAA
- a CDS encoding T9SS type A sorting domain-containing protein translates to MSKFFSILFLIFSFFVTNSLAQINLHHKSNFFPQQVDGSMALLYDQTTGGTTNGYASQDFEAANDAFDCQAADDFTVPAPGWSIDQVVVSGQYSASGPAAGFNVYFYSNSSGLPGTLVYTGLSQAFVFNGTDLFTITLATPAVLTPGVYWVSVQCRMDFTPAGQWYWNQVGGSYPSVAAWQNPGGGFATACSAWGNIQTCIQAAGTDQSFALYGGTIPVELSSFTASANVGVAELQWTTATETNNQGFEVQRSNGSEFITIGFVEGHGTTTETQTYSYSDRTVNVGTYSYRLKQVDFNGTFEYSSIVEVDVPAPVEFALDQNYPNPFNPSTKISFRLAVDSKVNLTVFDVLGQEIASLVNGNLVAGGHSVDFDASSLNSGVYLYRIEATGVDGSNFIDMKKMILTK, encoded by the coding sequence ATGTCTAAATTCTTTTCAATCCTATTTCTTATTTTTTCGTTTTTTGTAACGAACAGTTTAGCTCAAATTAACTTGCATCATAAATCCAATTTCTTTCCTCAGCAAGTTGATGGCAGTATGGCATTATTGTATGATCAAACCACCGGTGGTACAACAAATGGATATGCTTCGCAAGATTTTGAAGCAGCTAACGATGCATTCGATTGTCAAGCTGCAGATGATTTTACGGTTCCAGCACCGGGATGGTCGATAGATCAGGTAGTTGTATCAGGTCAATATAGTGCTAGTGGTCCCGCTGCCGGTTTTAATGTTTATTTTTACAGTAATAGTAGTGGATTACCTGGTACTTTAGTATATACGGGATTAAGTCAAGCTTTCGTATTTAATGGAACGGATTTATTTACAATAACACTTGCAACTCCCGCTGTGTTGACTCCAGGTGTGTATTGGGTTTCTGTTCAGTGCAGAATGGATTTCACTCCTGCCGGACAATGGTATTGGAACCAAGTCGGTGGTTCGTATCCGAGTGTAGCAGCATGGCAAAATCCAGGTGGTGGTTTTGCAACTGCTTGTTCTGCCTGGGGTAATATTCAAACCTGTATACAAGCTGCTGGTACAGATCAATCTTTTGCACTATATGGTGGTACAATTCCAGTTGAATTATCTTCATTTACAGCATCTGCAAATGTTGGAGTTGCTGAATTACAGTGGACAACTGCTACAGAAACAAATAATCAGGGATTTGAAGTTCAAAGAAGTAATGGCAGTGAATTCATAACAATCGGTTTTGTTGAAGGTCACGGAACAACAACCGAAACACAGACATATAGCTATAGTGACAGAACCGTTAATGTTGGAACATACTCCTACAGACTTAAACAAGTTGACTTCAATGGAACTTTTGAGTATTCAAGTATTGTTGAAGTTGATGTTCCAGCACCAGTTGAATTTGCTTTGGATCAGAACTATCCAAACCCATTCAACCCAAGCACAAAGATTTCATTCAGACTGGCAGTTGATTCAAAAGTTAACTTGACAGTATTTGATGTACTTGGTCAGGAAATTGCATCTCTTGTAAACGGCAACCTCGTTGCTGGTGGACACAGTGTTGATTTCGATGCTTCCTCACTGAATTCAGGAGTTTACCTGTACAGAATAGAAGCAACCGGAGTTGACGGAAGCAATTTTATAGATATGAAGAAGATGATATTAACCAAATAA
- a CDS encoding four helix bundle protein, which translates to MPKEERYNLDSQIRKASVSTTSNISEGYGRYHYQEGIQFYRISRAHCMN; encoded by the coding sequence ATGCCGAAGGAAGAAAGATATAATTTAGATTCTCAAATTAGAAAAGCATCTGTGAGCACTACTTCTAATATTTCAGAAGGATATGGACGATATCATTATCAGGAAGGTATTCAGTTTTACAGAATATCAAGGGCTCATTGCATGAATTAA
- the hppD gene encoding 4-hydroxyphenylpyruvate dioxygenase, with the protein MAEQLGLLGYDYVEFYVGSAKMWAYWHAKAMGMKIVGYSGPETGVKGKVSYYLEQNNLRIVVTSAINPSQYQIHTFVERHGDGVKRWSLKVKDVQKAFDGAIKNGAIPAWEPIKTENENGYVEEAALKLYDDAEIVFVNRENYKGIFKPGYGKPFQKIEIVTEDTGLQAIDHIVGNVRVNEMDLWVNYLNKTLNFETFIDFGPGDISTQYSALLSKVVRSTEGPAVKNPINEPYEGLKKSQIEEYIDEYLGSGIQHVAVITNDIIKTIAAMRKNGMEFLSVPDTYYDTLKERGFDVTEDINELKHHGILCDIEGKGYLLQLFTKPIGDRPTFFYEIIQRRKGAQGFGQGNFQALFESIERDQAMRGSLDKK; encoded by the coding sequence ATGGCAGAACAATTAGGTTTGCTGGGATATGATTATGTTGAGTTTTACGTTGGCTCAGCAAAAATGTGGGCTTACTGGCATGCAAAAGCAATGGGGATGAAGATCGTTGGTTATTCAGGACCTGAAACAGGAGTGAAAGGAAAAGTATCTTATTATCTCGAACAAAATAATCTGAGGATAGTCGTCACTTCTGCAATCAATCCAAGTCAATATCAAATTCACACTTTTGTTGAACGACATGGTGATGGAGTTAAAAGATGGTCATTAAAAGTCAAAGATGTTCAAAAAGCATTTGATGGAGCAATTAAGAATGGAGCAATTCCTGCATGGGAACCAATCAAAACTGAAAATGAAAATGGTTATGTGGAAGAAGCAGCTTTGAAGTTATATGATGATGCAGAAATTGTTTTTGTGAACAGAGAAAATTATAAAGGAATATTTAAACCCGGTTATGGGAAACCGTTTCAGAAAATTGAAATTGTAACTGAAGATACTGGTCTGCAGGCTATTGATCATATAGTTGGAAATGTTCGTGTAAATGAAATGGATTTGTGGGTAAATTATCTTAATAAAACTCTCAACTTTGAAACGTTTATTGATTTTGGTCCCGGTGATATTTCAACTCAATATTCAGCACTGCTTTCGAAAGTTGTCAGATCAACTGAAGGTCCTGCAGTTAAAAATCCTATCAACGAACCTTATGAAGGATTGAAAAAATCTCAGATAGAAGAATACATTGATGAATATCTTGGTTCAGGAATTCAGCACGTAGCTGTTATTACAAATGATATTATCAAAACTATTGCAGCGATGAGAAAAAACGGAATGGAATTTCTTTCCGTTCCTGATACATATTATGATACTTTGAAGGAAAGAGGATTCGACGTAACCGAGGATATAAATGAATTAAAGCATCACGGAATTCTTTGTGACATTGAAGGAAAAGGTTACTTACTTCAGTTGTTCACAAAACCAATTGGTGACAGACCAACTTTTTTCTATGAAATAATTCAAAGAAGAAAAGGTGCTCAAGGATTTGGACAGGGCAACTTCCAGGCTTTGTTTGAATCTATTGAAAGAGATCAGGCAATGAGAGGAAGTCTGGATAAAAAATAA
- a CDS encoding DUF58 domain-containing protein, with protein MDKPVQDFKNYLHPSFISKLNSLELKARLVVEGFMVGLHKSPYHGFSVEFSEHRAYMQGDNLKDVDWKVFGKTEKYFIKQYEEETNLRSYIFLDTSNSMAYSSEKNISKLNYSITLAAALSYLMIHQQDAVGLTLYSEKINKFLPPKSSRAYLQEILKSLINVIPSEKTNTAESLSEGAEKLKRRGLVVIISDFFDDINSVLKALKHFSYKKNEVIVFQILDPMEKTFAFGKDAIFKDLETGDELTTQPYQIQKAYREAMNEFTNKIKSECLNSNIDYNLIETSDPYDKALLRYIQKREKLF; from the coding sequence ATGGATAAACCAGTTCAGGACTTTAAGAATTATCTTCATCCATCCTTCATCTCTAAACTTAACTCACTTGAATTAAAAGCAAGATTAGTTGTCGAAGGATTTATGGTTGGGCTGCACAAAAGTCCATACCATGGTTTCAGTGTTGAATTTTCGGAACATCGCGCTTATATGCAGGGAGATAATTTAAAAGATGTTGACTGGAAAGTTTTTGGTAAAACTGAAAAGTATTTTATAAAACAGTACGAGGAAGAGACAAACCTCAGAAGCTATATTTTTCTTGATACAAGTAATTCAATGGCTTATAGTTCTGAAAAAAATATTTCCAAGCTCAATTATTCAATTACGCTTGCTGCGGCATTAAGCTATTTAATGATTCATCAGCAGGATGCTGTTGGATTGACATTGTATTCAGAAAAGATAAATAAATTTTTACCTCCTAAATCTTCCAGAGCCTATCTTCAGGAGATTTTAAAAAGTCTGATCAATGTCATTCCATCAGAAAAAACAAACACAGCCGAAAGTTTGAGTGAAGGCGCTGAAAAGTTAAAACGAAGAGGACTCGTTGTTATAATATCAGATTTTTTTGATGATATAAATTCTGTCCTCAAAGCTCTGAAGCATTTCAGCTATAAAAAAAATGAGGTGATCGTCTTTCAGATATTAGACCCGATGGAAAAAACTTTTGCTTTTGGGAAGGATGCAATCTTTAAAGATTTAGAGACAGGAGATGAATTAACGACGCAGCCATATCAGATTCAAAAAGCATATCGCGAAGCTATGAATGAATTCACAAATAAAATTAAATCGGAATGTCTAAACTCGAATATTGATTACAACCTGATTGAAACATCTGATCCCTACGATAAAGCATTACTTCGTTACATTCAGAAAAGAGAAAAGTTATTCTAA